One genomic segment of Brevibacillus laterosporus LMG 15441 includes these proteins:
- a CDS encoding PTS ascorbate transporter subunit IIC, producing the protein MLDFLMNDILGTPAILVGLFALFGLLLQKKNIADIIAGTLKTTMGFIILGGGASILIGSLDAFSKIFTEAFHINGVIPNNEAIVAIAQQTFGKETAMIMFFGMVANILFARFTPFKYIFLTGHHTLFMACLLSAVLSTGGFTGVPLVIIGSVLLGALMVLSPAMTQPYTRKVTGSDDFAMGHFGSFGYLTAGFIGAKFGNKAKSTEDIKVPKSLGFLRDTSISISLTMALLYLIIAPFAGQSFIESQLSNGQNFIVYSFIQAITFAAGVYIVLAGVRMLIAEIIPAFKGIADKIVPNAKPALDCPTIFPFAPNAVIIGFLSSFVAGLIAMFILPVIGLKVIVPGVVGHFFTGAAAGVYGNATGGRRGAIIGAFVNGLLISLLPALLLPVLGGLGFEGSTFGDADFGIVGIILGKMITLFQ; encoded by the coding sequence ATGCTAGACTTTTTGATGAATGATATTTTAGGAACACCTGCAATCTTGGTCGGACTCTTCGCTTTATTCGGCTTGTTGCTCCAAAAGAAAAATATAGCTGATATCATCGCAGGCACTTTGAAAACCACTATGGGTTTTATTATTCTAGGTGGTGGAGCTAGTATTTTAATTGGCTCTTTGGATGCCTTTAGCAAAATATTCACAGAAGCCTTTCATATTAACGGGGTTATTCCCAATAACGAGGCGATTGTAGCCATTGCCCAACAAACATTTGGGAAAGAAACAGCGATGATCATGTTCTTTGGTATGGTAGCAAATATTTTGTTTGCCCGCTTCACTCCGTTTAAATATATCTTCTTAACGGGGCATCATACGCTGTTCATGGCTTGTCTGTTATCCGCAGTATTATCCACAGGTGGTTTTACAGGTGTACCATTAGTTATTATTGGATCAGTTTTATTGGGAGCTTTAATGGTTTTATCTCCAGCAATGACGCAACCATATACGCGTAAAGTAACTGGTTCGGACGATTTCGCCATGGGTCATTTCGGATCATTTGGATATCTAACAGCGGGCTTTATTGGGGCAAAGTTTGGTAATAAAGCAAAATCCACCGAGGATATTAAAGTTCCAAAATCTCTTGGCTTCCTGCGTGATACCTCGATTTCTATCTCTTTGACGATGGCGCTCTTGTATTTGATTATTGCACCATTTGCTGGACAAAGCTTTATCGAGAGCCAACTATCTAATGGTCAAAACTTCATTGTATATTCCTTTATTCAAGCAATCACTTTTGCAGCCGGTGTGTATATCGTGCTTGCTGGTGTACGTATGCTGATTGCAGAAATTATTCCTGCTTTTAAAGGGATTGCAGATAAAATTGTACCAAATGCAAAACCAGCTCTCGATTGCCCAACTATTTTCCCATTTGCACCAAACGCTGTGATTATTGGTTTCCTATCTAGTTTTGTGGCAGGCTTAATCGCCATGTTTATCCTGCCAGTGATTGGGCTCAAGGTTATTGTACCTGGTGTTGTTGGTCACTTCTTTACAGGTGCTGCGGCCGGTGTTTATGGAAATGCTACAGGTGGACGACGAGGTGCGATCATCGGTGCTTTTGTAAATGGACTATTGATCTCTCTCTTGCCAGCCCTATTATTACCTGTACTAGGTGGTCTAGGCTTTGAGGGTTCTACATTCGGCGACGCTGACTTTGGAATTGTAGGGATTATTCTTGGAAAAATGATTACCTTGTTTCAATAG
- a CDS encoding DeoR/GlpR family DNA-binding transcription regulator codes for MLTPERHQLILALLKEKEVVTVHELVNTTNASESTIRRDLSELEEKRYLKRVHGGASILHRKLEEPTVLEKVKKSEQEKVAIAAYAASLIKDKDSIYVDAGTTTEQMIHHITAKQIVIVTNGLNIALTARQYDCKIILIGGELKAGTMAVIGRGAATGMGQYRFDKCFLGMNAFDLTHGFTTPDPEEAYIKQLALSYSDEKYVLCDSQKYGEVTFAKVADISEAMIITDDRINPTEAEKVRKLTRCKVVKL; via the coding sequence ATGTTAACTCCAGAACGTCATCAGCTCATTTTGGCTTTACTCAAAGAAAAAGAAGTCGTTACTGTTCATGAACTGGTAAATACCACGAATGCATCTGAATCCACAATTCGTCGAGATTTAAGCGAATTAGAGGAAAAGCGTTATTTAAAGCGCGTTCATGGTGGAGCATCCATCTTACATCGCAAACTTGAAGAACCGACTGTGCTAGAAAAGGTAAAGAAAAGTGAACAAGAAAAAGTAGCGATTGCTGCTTATGCTGCTTCTCTCATCAAGGATAAGGATTCCATTTATGTAGATGCAGGTACGACAACAGAACAGATGATTCACCACATCACAGCTAAACAAATCGTAATTGTTACGAACGGTCTTAATATTGCCCTGACTGCCCGCCAATATGATTGCAAGATTATTCTAATCGGCGGAGAGCTAAAAGCAGGTACGATGGCCGTGATTGGGAGAGGGGCTGCCACTGGAATGGGGCAATATCGCTTTGATAAATGCTTCCTTGGTATGAATGCCTTTGATCTGACACATGGCTTTACTACTCCTGATCCAGAGGAGGCCTATATTAAGCAATTGGCGCTTTCTTATTCAGATGAGAAGTATGTGCTGTGTGATTCACAAAAGTATGGAGAGGTGACGTTTGCTAAAGTAGCGGATATCAGTGAAGCGATGATTATTACAGATGATCGCATAAATCCGACAGAAGCAGAGAAAGTAAGAAAACTAACAAGATGCAAAGTGGTGAAATTATGA
- the pfkB gene encoding 1-phosphofructokinase, which yields MIYTVSLNPSIDYHIWLPSLQVGRITGATKEIKMAGGKGINVSKVLKNVGKESVALGFIGGFTGEFIAQEMEALDISTSFIKVEGDSRINVKMKAETETDISGVSPEIPEAAFAQLMDQIQSLHKDDYLVLAGSVPKSLKSDTYEIMMDVLAKKGLQIALDASGDALKSGITKKPFFIKPNHHELGELFGVTIATPMEAYQYAKRIIDQGVENVIVSLAGKGAVFVNQEGAYVAEFPESKPVNSIGAGDSVVAGFLYATCEQMQEAEAFQFAIACGTATALSEGFCTPTTIAKYLPTIRVAKI from the coding sequence ATGATTTATACGGTAAGTCTTAATCCTTCGATAGACTATCACATCTGGTTGCCAAGCTTGCAAGTAGGAAGAATTACCGGAGCAACAAAAGAAATCAAGATGGCTGGAGGCAAAGGAATTAATGTCTCCAAGGTATTAAAGAATGTAGGAAAAGAATCGGTGGCCCTCGGATTTATTGGTGGATTTACAGGTGAATTTATTGCTCAAGAGATGGAAGCGCTTGATATATCCACTTCGTTTATCAAAGTAGAGGGAGATTCACGAATTAACGTCAAGATGAAAGCGGAGACAGAAACAGATATCAGTGGTGTTTCCCCAGAGATTCCAGAAGCAGCGTTTGCGCAATTGATGGACCAAATCCAGAGTTTGCACAAAGATGATTATTTAGTGCTAGCAGGAAGCGTGCCTAAAAGCTTAAAAAGTGACACCTACGAAATAATGATGGACGTTCTTGCAAAGAAAGGTTTGCAAATTGCACTAGATGCTAGCGGAGATGCTTTAAAAAGCGGTATAACCAAAAAACCATTTTTTATTAAACCCAACCATCATGAGCTAGGCGAATTGTTTGGAGTAACCATCGCCACACCAATGGAAGCCTATCAGTATGCTAAGCGCATAATTGATCAGGGAGTTGAGAATGTCATTGTTTCATTGGCAGGTAAAGGAGCAGTCTTTGTAAACCAAGAAGGCGCTTACGTTGCCGAATTTCCTGAGAGTAAGCCAGTTAATTCGATTGGAGCAGGGGATTCGGTGGTTGCAGGCTTTTTATACGCTACATGCGAGCAGATGCAAGAGGCAGAAGCTTTTCAGTTTGCGATTGCTTGTGGTACTGCAACAGCTTTGTCCGAAGGTTTTTGTACACCAACGACTATCGCGAAATACTTGCCAACCATCCGAGTGGCAAAAATATAG
- a CDS encoding PTS fructose transporter subunit IIABC produces MRILDMLRADTIVMQLSATSKAEVIQELIDQLDQADCLNDKDGMREAILAREAHASTGIGEGIAIPHAKTEAVKKPSIAFGYSHEGIDYDALDGQKSHLFFMIAATADANQAHLETLAHLSEMLMDESFRNELTQATSKEELLKMIARKEKESHNVEEPSVLPGETGRVKVVAVTACPTGIAHTYMAADALKKKAEEMGIAIRVETNGSGGAKNKLTSEEIEQADAVIVAADKQVEMDRFKGKVVIEVPVADGIRKAEDLITRAVNQDGPVYQGSTSTSSADSSEDKSGRSGFYKHLMSGVSNMLPLVVGGGIIIAISFMFGINAANPDDPTFNPIAKLLSDIGGGSAFKLMIPVLAGYIAMSIADRPGLAPGLVGGWLAAETGSGFLGGLIAGFLAGYLVVGLKKAFSGLPQSLEGIKPTLLYPLFGILLTGLVMLGVISQPVAALNNWLTDWLSNMGQGNAVILGIVIGAMMAVDMGGPVNKAAFTFGIAMIAAGNYGPHAAIMAAGMTPPLGIALATTLFKKKFTAQEREAGKTAYILGASFITEGAIPFAAADPTRIIPATVLGSAVAGGLSMFFGCTLPAPHGGMFVLPVVGNVGMYIVSILVGTLITALMINILKKEVHE; encoded by the coding sequence ATGCGTATCTTAGACATGCTGCGAGCAGATACTATTGTTATGCAACTATCTGCAACCTCCAAGGCAGAGGTCATTCAAGAATTGATTGACCAATTGGATCAAGCAGATTGCCTGAACGATAAAGATGGAATGAGAGAAGCAATCTTAGCCCGTGAGGCCCATGCTTCAACAGGAATTGGTGAAGGAATTGCCATTCCGCATGCCAAAACTGAGGCGGTAAAAAAACCAAGTATTGCGTTTGGCTACTCCCATGAAGGAATAGATTACGATGCATTGGACGGACAAAAATCGCATTTATTTTTTATGATTGCAGCTACTGCCGATGCTAACCAGGCGCACTTAGAAACCTTGGCACATCTGTCTGAAATGCTCATGGACGAGTCCTTCCGAAATGAATTGACTCAGGCTACGAGCAAGGAAGAATTATTAAAAATGATTGCGAGAAAAGAAAAGGAAAGTCATAATGTAGAGGAGCCCTCTGTTTTACCAGGTGAAACAGGACGAGTAAAAGTTGTCGCTGTGACAGCTTGTCCAACAGGAATCGCTCATACTTATATGGCAGCCGATGCCTTGAAAAAGAAGGCAGAAGAAATGGGCATAGCCATCCGGGTAGAGACAAATGGTTCCGGTGGTGCAAAGAATAAATTGACATCAGAAGAGATTGAACAGGCAGATGCGGTAATCGTTGCTGCTGACAAACAGGTCGAAATGGACAGGTTTAAGGGCAAGGTAGTGATTGAGGTGCCGGTAGCTGATGGAATTCGTAAGGCAGAGGACTTGATTACACGAGCAGTAAATCAAGATGGCCCCGTCTACCAAGGTAGCACGTCAACGTCATCCGCAGATTCCTCTGAAGATAAGTCAGGCAGATCAGGTTTTTACAAGCATTTAATGAGCGGTGTATCCAACATGCTGCCATTGGTGGTTGGTGGAGGTATCATCATCGCTATTAGCTTTATGTTTGGGATAAATGCAGCCAATCCGGATGACCCCACTTTTAACCCGATTGCCAAGCTGTTGAGTGACATCGGTGGTGGTTCCGCTTTCAAACTGATGATTCCTGTCTTAGCGGGTTATATTGCCATGAGTATTGCTGATCGACCAGGTTTAGCCCCTGGTTTAGTTGGTGGATGGCTAGCCGCGGAAACAGGCTCTGGATTTTTAGGTGGATTAATTGCAGGTTTCCTTGCCGGCTATTTGGTGGTAGGATTGAAAAAAGCGTTTTCTGGTTTACCACAGTCTCTTGAAGGTATTAAACCAACTCTGTTGTACCCGTTGTTTGGTATCTTGCTTACAGGTCTAGTGATGCTTGGTGTTATTTCACAACCCGTCGCAGCGCTTAATAACTGGTTAACTGATTGGTTAAGTAATATGGGACAAGGGAATGCTGTCATTCTTGGTATTGTAATTGGTGCTATGATGGCTGTTGATATGGGCGGTCCTGTGAATAAAGCGGCGTTTACATTCGGTATTGCTATGATTGCAGCAGGAAACTATGGCCCGCACGCAGCAATTATGGCGGCCGGCATGACACCCCCGCTAGGAATTGCATTGGCAACGACTTTGTTTAAAAAGAAATTTACTGCACAGGAAAGAGAAGCAGGTAAAACCGCATATATTTTAGGAGCTTCCTTCATCACGGAGGGTGCAATTCCGTTTGCAGCAGCAGACCCAACACGCATAATTCCAGCAACAGTTCTGGGCTCCGCTGTAGCAGGTGGCTTGTCGATGTTCTTTGGATGTACACTACCAGCTCCTCATGGGGGAATGTTTGTTCTTCCAGTTGTAGGTAATGTTGGGATGTATATTGTGTCAATTTTGGTAGGGACATTGATTACTGCCTTGATGATCAATATACTAAAAAAAGAAGTTCATGAATAA
- a CDS encoding HPr family phosphocarrier protein, whose translation MLTKTCVIQNPAGLHARPATMFVQKATSFSCDVNLIKGTKKINGKSIMGVMTLAAKKGDEIVLEVSGDNEAQALEELGAILESAKE comes from the coding sequence ATGTTAACAAAAACTTGCGTAATTCAAAACCCTGCTGGCTTGCATGCTCGTCCGGCTACAATGTTCGTACAAAAAGCAACTTCTTTCTCTTGCGATGTAAATTTAATTAAAGGCACTAAAAAAATTAACGGCAAAAGCATCATGGGTGTTATGACACTTGCAGCGAAAAAAGGCGATGAAATCGTACTTGAAGTAAGTGGCGATAACGAAGCTCAAGCTCTAGAGGAATTGGGCGCGATCCTAGAAAGTGCAAAAGAATAG
- the ptsP gene encoding phosphoenolpyruvate--protein phosphotransferase, with amino-acid sequence MLCKGIAAAQGIALGRALVKVEETLSYTRKTLAADQVPAEVARLKEALNKTNTQLEAIKQKALRDIGEAEAKIFEAHQLFLEDPEFVGAMEGNIENDKVNAEAALEDVRDMFVGMFESMDNEYMRERAADLRDVSQRILKNLLGVEDTLVGDSKEPVILVVHDLTPSDTAQLDKSKVKAFVTNIGGRTSHSAIMARTMEIPAITGLNDITEKVKTGDMLIVDGETGDVYVNPEQELIATYQKKLEEYEAQKAAWAQLINEPSVSKDGHHVELVANIGNPHDAEVADKAGAEGIGLFRTEFLYMGRDNFPTEEEQFESYKAVALTMDNNRPVVIRTLDIGGDKELPYLQLPHEMNPFLGYRAIRICLDQVDLFKTQLRALLRASAFGNIKIMYPMIATLKELRQANAILEEVKAELRDKGIAFNEEIEVGMMIEIPAAAVIADQLAKEADFFSIGTNDLIQYTMACDRMNQQISYLYDPFNPAVLRLIKNVIDAAHKEGKWAGMCGEMAGEEYALPILLGFGLDEFSMSAPTVLRARHMLKQLSYAELQAVAEHVLSLESGEEIRNYIKVNVLDKL; translated from the coding sequence TTGCTTTGTAAAGGTATTGCAGCAGCCCAAGGGATCGCTCTTGGTCGAGCTTTGGTAAAGGTAGAAGAAACCCTCTCTTATACACGTAAAACGCTTGCAGCGGATCAAGTGCCTGCTGAAGTGGCGCGTTTGAAAGAGGCTTTGAATAAAACCAACACCCAATTAGAAGCGATTAAGCAAAAAGCGCTTCGCGACATTGGGGAAGCAGAAGCAAAAATCTTCGAGGCTCACCAACTGTTCCTGGAAGATCCAGAATTCGTTGGAGCAATGGAAGGTAACATCGAGAATGATAAAGTGAACGCTGAAGCAGCTTTAGAAGATGTTCGCGACATGTTTGTTGGCATGTTTGAGAGCATGGACAACGAATATATGCGCGAGCGTGCGGCAGACCTACGTGATGTAAGTCAACGAATTCTAAAGAACTTGCTAGGTGTGGAAGACACTTTGGTTGGTGACTCCAAAGAACCAGTAATTTTGGTTGTTCATGACCTGACACCATCCGATACCGCACAACTTGATAAGAGCAAAGTGAAAGCGTTTGTAACCAATATTGGTGGTCGGACTTCTCACTCTGCGATTATGGCACGCACGATGGAAATCCCTGCGATTACCGGTCTTAACGATATCACTGAGAAAGTTAAAACAGGCGATATGTTGATTGTTGACGGTGAGACAGGTGACGTATACGTAAACCCTGAACAAGAGCTCATTGCTACGTACCAGAAAAAATTAGAAGAGTACGAAGCACAAAAAGCTGCTTGGGCACAATTAATTAATGAGCCATCTGTATCTAAAGACGGTCATCATGTTGAATTAGTTGCGAACATCGGAAATCCTCATGACGCTGAAGTAGCTGATAAAGCGGGCGCTGAAGGTATTGGTTTGTTCCGTACAGAATTCTTGTACATGGGCCGTGATAACTTCCCGACTGAGGAAGAACAATTTGAATCATATAAAGCCGTAGCGCTTACGATGGACAACAACCGTCCTGTAGTTATTCGTACGTTGGATATCGGTGGAGATAAAGAGCTTCCATACTTGCAATTGCCACATGAAATGAATCCGTTCCTAGGCTACCGTGCGATCCGCATTTGCTTAGATCAAGTGGACTTGTTTAAAACGCAATTGCGTGCCCTTTTACGAGCAAGCGCATTTGGTAACATTAAAATTATGTATCCAATGATCGCTACGTTAAAAGAGCTGCGTCAAGCAAACGCAATTTTAGAAGAAGTGAAAGCAGAGCTTCGCGATAAAGGTATTGCCTTTAACGAGGAGATAGAAGTGGGAATGATGATTGAAATTCCTGCAGCGGCTGTCATTGCTGATCAATTGGCAAAAGAAGCTGACTTCTTCAGTATTGGTACAAATGATTTAATTCAATACACTATGGCATGCGACCGTATGAACCAACAAATTTCTTATCTGTATGATCCGTTTAACCCTGCGGTATTACGTTTGATTAAAAACGTGATTGATGCGGCTCATAAAGAAGGCAAGTGGGCTGGTATGTGCGGAGAGATGGCAGGGGAAGAATATGCATTGCCAATCCTTCTTGGCTTTGGACTTGATGAATTTAGCATGAGCGCACCTACTGTATTGCGTGCACGTCATATGCTAAAACAACTAAGCTATGCAGAACTTCAAGCAGTAGCTGAGCATGTACTTAGCCTAGAAAGCGGCGAAGAAATTCGTAACTATATCAAGGTTAATGTATTGGACAAGTTATAA
- a CDS encoding IucA/IucC family protein — protein MKHVKDIAEHAAMQSFLNCYLRETGNGRWVTTNGEKYLHVPLVSQKMDLYVKASYQSPTGRHQFDYPAFYQSREEAPAVEADYVTMTVLLVKELSLQHGTKAVPDELVLRVIQSCQNMERYLAARYDDREELYGFEMDFITAEQALLFGHLFHPTPKSRQGIPDTKQAVFSPEQKGAFPLHYFAAHHSLVLEGSGLKQSATEIIKAELGQEVLEQDGIRQYAKNEDYSLIPLHPLQAEWMLDQHSVQKYIKCGLLHNLGLLGECYQATSSLRTVYHSDKSFMIKLSIPVKVTNSLRVNKRAELESGVEAKKVLDMFEEEMSKQFPGFAFIHDPAYITLKLDEQDESGFEVILRHNPFQGSAAENATVLAALIQDPLPGQKSRLGVIILQLAKQEGRTPSEVSLEWFRRYLEISLKPMVWLYLKWGIGLEAHQQNSIVKLQDGYPSQFYYRDNQGYYYCQSMKELLSRNFPNLGEMSKNVTEDSLVDERLRYYLIFNHMFGLINGFGSAGLIDEQQLLDEMRSVLQEFLPLNREPSQFLHSLLTSEKLACKANLLTRFHDVDELESEESNSAIFVKIDNPLAKARERQIELEAVNQLALR, from the coding sequence ATGAAGCATGTTAAAGATATTGCCGAACACGCAGCTATGCAAAGCTTTCTGAACTGCTATCTCCGGGAAACAGGAAACGGTAGATGGGTGACGACAAATGGAGAGAAATATCTTCATGTGCCGTTGGTGTCTCAGAAAATGGATTTATACGTCAAGGCCAGCTATCAATCTCCGACAGGAAGGCATCAATTTGACTATCCAGCCTTTTATCAAAGTAGAGAAGAGGCTCCAGCAGTTGAAGCTGATTATGTCACGATGACCGTATTATTGGTTAAGGAATTGTCGTTACAGCATGGAACGAAGGCAGTACCAGACGAACTGGTATTGCGAGTTATTCAAAGCTGCCAAAATATGGAGAGATACTTAGCGGCTCGCTATGACGACAGAGAAGAGCTATATGGCTTTGAAATGGATTTCATTACGGCTGAGCAAGCTTTACTCTTTGGACACCTTTTCCATCCTACACCAAAGAGTCGGCAAGGCATTCCTGATACAAAGCAGGCTGTTTTTTCGCCAGAACAAAAAGGAGCTTTTCCTCTACATTATTTTGCAGCCCATCACTCCTTAGTCTTAGAAGGATCAGGACTTAAGCAGTCTGCTACTGAGATTATCAAAGCAGAGCTGGGGCAGGAAGTGCTAGAGCAAGATGGGATTAGGCAATATGCAAAAAATGAAGATTACTCACTTATCCCTCTGCATCCTCTACAGGCAGAATGGATGCTGGATCAGCACTCTGTTCAAAAGTACATCAAGTGTGGGCTGTTGCATAATCTAGGTCTTCTAGGTGAATGTTATCAAGCTACTTCTTCATTGCGAACGGTTTACCATTCGGATAAGAGCTTTATGATAAAGCTTTCTATCCCTGTTAAGGTGACTAATTCCTTACGTGTTAACAAACGAGCAGAGCTAGAAAGCGGTGTGGAAGCAAAAAAGGTACTGGATATGTTTGAAGAGGAGATGAGCAAACAATTTCCGGGGTTTGCTTTTATACACGATCCAGCTTATATCACACTAAAGCTGGACGAGCAGGACGAATCAGGATTTGAGGTTATCCTTCGTCATAATCCCTTCCAGGGTAGTGCGGCTGAAAATGCTACCGTGCTCGCTGCTCTCATTCAAGACCCATTACCGGGACAAAAGAGTAGACTGGGTGTTATTATTTTACAGCTTGCGAAACAGGAGGGACGGACGCCTTCAGAGGTAAGTCTTGAGTGGTTCCGCCGTTATCTTGAGATTTCACTCAAGCCAATGGTATGGCTTTATCTGAAGTGGGGAATTGGCTTAGAAGCTCATCAGCAGAATAGTATCGTCAAGCTTCAAGACGGGTACCCTAGTCAATTTTACTACAGGGATAATCAAGGATATTATTACTGTCAATCAATGAAGGAATTGTTATCACGAAATTTTCCCAATCTTGGTGAAATGAGCAAGAATGTAACCGAGGACAGCTTAGTGGACGAGCGATTGCGTTATTATTTAATTTTTAATCATATGTTTGGGCTTATTAACGGCTTTGGATCTGCGGGATTAATAGATGAACAGCAGTTATTAGACGAGATGCGTAGTGTGTTACAAGAATTTTTGCCGTTAAATCGAGAACCATCTCAATTTTTACATAGCCTGCTGACTTCTGAAAAGCTTGCTTGCAAGGCGAATCTACTTACTCGTTTTCATGATGTAGATGAACTAGAAAGTGAAGAGAGCAATTCTGCTATTTTTGTTAAGATCGATAATCCGCTTGCAAAAGCAAGGGAGCGTCAGATAGAGCTTGAAGCTGTAAACCAACTGGCACTACGTTAA
- a CDS encoding IucA/IucC family protein — protein MQVTDCDVNIGQAIRSEQYIKVRRRVFRQCIESMIYEGILTPETQLEETFTPITISGWDEHDQPVAYRFWARRTFTFGMIRLLPSKPLMRVVGKTEQEAESITRFLMEIFRKRDVNEQKLASFAQELEQTLLKDTLAQYSRSERKVWLRGKGYDELEGDLMDGHPYHPSYKSRLGFDYLDHYAYGPEFKQEVQLLWLGIHKQYAHVKIDEDMETQQFFLDELGAEKREAFHSVFVQQGCDPEDYDMVPVHPWQWRKHIVPAFQADLHAKRIVELGFSNDRYRPQQSIRTFTNSSNPIKPYVKLAINVINTSAARHLTPHSLASAPLISRWLKGMRDSDPFLKDEMKLVMLGEFATVCYDPPPPADLVEMVTFGVIGCMWRESLHQYLEPDEEAVPFNALSAKELDGVPFIDPWIREHGIENWLRQLVEKSVLPVVHLLIKHGIALESHAQNMILIHRNGVPVRVALKDFHEDLIYCKPYLNDPEACPDFAKVHEFYATVEPNVMFHMDDPSLVRDLTLETLFLINLGQLALLLAEHYDFTESRFWMLLAQMIEQYQNRFPELKERFELFELFVPSILAEQLTKRRLYPDNVTHVHQVPNALYQARQSLRSTPVGGDKPC, from the coding sequence ATGCAAGTAACTGACTGCGATGTGAACATTGGACAAGCCATTCGCTCCGAACAATACATAAAGGTGCGAAGAAGAGTGTTTCGTCAATGCATTGAATCTATGATCTATGAAGGAATTTTAACTCCTGAAACACAGCTAGAAGAGACATTTACACCTATCACTATCTCAGGATGGGATGAACACGACCAACCAGTAGCTTACCGATTCTGGGCGCGACGGACTTTTACATTTGGAATGATTCGGCTTTTACCATCTAAACCGCTGATGCGTGTTGTGGGTAAGACAGAGCAGGAGGCAGAGTCAATTACGCGTTTTTTAATGGAAATATTCCGTAAAAGAGACGTGAATGAGCAAAAGCTAGCCTCGTTTGCTCAGGAGTTGGAGCAAACCCTACTGAAAGACACATTAGCTCAGTACAGTCGATCAGAACGAAAAGTGTGGTTAAGAGGAAAAGGCTACGACGAGCTGGAAGGGGACCTGATGGACGGTCACCCCTATCATCCTAGCTACAAATCCCGCCTAGGATTCGATTACCTTGACCATTATGCATATGGACCAGAGTTTAAACAGGAAGTGCAGCTATTATGGCTAGGCATACATAAACAGTATGCCCATGTAAAAATAGATGAGGATATGGAGACTCAGCAGTTTTTTTTAGATGAATTAGGAGCAGAGAAGAGAGAAGCTTTTCATTCGGTTTTCGTTCAACAAGGATGCGACCCTGAGGATTATGATATGGTACCAGTGCATCCATGGCAGTGGCGCAAACATATCGTTCCTGCTTTCCAGGCTGATTTGCATGCCAAAAGAATTGTGGAGCTGGGGTTCTCCAACGATCGCTATCGGCCTCAGCAATCAATTCGAACCTTTACCAACAGCAGCAATCCAATTAAACCTTATGTGAAGCTGGCGATAAATGTAATCAATACGTCCGCAGCTCGTCACTTAACCCCTCATTCACTTGCTAGTGCACCGCTCATTTCTCGTTGGTTAAAGGGAATGCGAGATTCTGATCCATTTTTAAAAGACGAGATGAAGCTAGTTATGCTTGGGGAATTTGCGACTGTTTGCTATGATCCACCCCCTCCAGCCGATTTGGTTGAAATGGTGACGTTTGGTGTGATCGGTTGCATGTGGAGAGAAAGTTTACATCAATACTTGGAACCTGATGAAGAAGCTGTGCCCTTTAATGCTTTATCTGCCAAAGAGTTAGATGGAGTCCCGTTTATTGATCCGTGGATTCGAGAGCATGGTATAGAGAATTGGCTGAGGCAATTGGTTGAAAAAAGTGTGCTTCCAGTTGTTCATTTGCTAATCAAGCATGGAATTGCACTGGAATCTCACGCTCAAAACATGATACTGATCCATCGAAACGGGGTTCCAGTTCGAGTTGCATTAAAGGATTTTCATGAGGACTTGATTTACTGCAAGCCATATCTAAACGACCCGGAAGCATGTCCTGATTTTGCCAAGGTACATGAATTTTATGCAACGGTTGAACCTAATGTCATGTTTCACATGGACGATCCCTCGCTTGTACGAGACTTGACGTTAGAAACGCTATTCTTAATTAATTTAGGTCAATTGGCGCTTTTGTTGGCTGAACATTATGATTTTACTGAAAGTAGATTCTGGATGCTTCTAGCTCAAATGATTGAGCAGTACCAAAATCGTTTTCCTGAGCTCAAGGAACGATTTGAGCTTTTTGAATTATTTGTCCCAAGCATCCTGGCTGAGCAATTAACCAAGCGACGTCTGTATCCTGATAATGTGACGCATGTACATCAGGTGCCTAATGCCCTGTATCAAGCTAGACAAAGCTTACGATCTACTCCTGTAGGAGGTGATAAGCCATGTTAA